The DNA segment TCACCGGCTGGCCCCCGCGTACTCGTCACCGAGCAGACCGCGCTGGCTCGCCAGTTCGCTCAACGCCACGATGACCTGGTCGATGGTCAGCTCCGTCGTATCGAAGACGACGGCGTCCTCGGCGGGCCGCATCGGCGAGGTCTTGCGCGTCGAGTCGAGCGTGTCCCTGCGGTCGACGGAGGCGAGCGCCTGTTCCGCGGTCAGCGTCCTGCCCGCCGCGGAGTCCTGCGCGCTGCGCCGCGCGGCCCGTACCTCGGCCGAGGCCGTGAGGTAGACCTTGAGCGGCGCGTCGGGGGCGACGACCGTGCCGATGTCCCTTCCGTCGACGACGATCCCGCCGACCGAGCGGAGCACGCTGGCGATGATCTCGCGCTGACCGGTGACGAGCAGTTCGCGCACGGCGGGTACCGCTGACACCGCCGACACCGCGCCGTTGACCCGTTCCGCACGAATCTGCTCCCCGACGTCCTCGCCGCCGAGCCGCGCCCTCGGCCGCGCGGGGTCGGTACCGACGCCGACCTCGACGTGACCCGCGAAGGCCGCGACGGCGACCGAGTCATCGGGATCGATGCCCTCACGCAGCACGGCGAGCGTGACCACCCGGTACATCGCGCCGGTGTCGAGATAGCCCGCACCGAGCGCGGCGGCGAGTTTGCGTGCCACGGTGGTCTTCCCGGTTCCCGAAGGGCCGTCCAGTGCAACCACTCCGTGTAGGGCTCCCGCCACCGGCCGTTCTCCTTGCTCCTGTACCGATACGTGCGGGGTCCTATTCTGCCTTCCGGTCAGC comes from the Prauserella marina genome and includes:
- the cmk gene encoding (d)CMP kinase, with translation MVALDGPSGTGKTTVARKLAAALGAGYLDTGAMYRVVTLAVLREGIDPDDSVAVAAFAGHVEVGVGTDPARPRARLGGEDVGEQIRAERVNGAVSAVSAVPAVRELLVTGQREIIASVLRSVGGIVVDGRDIGTVVAPDAPLKVYLTASAEVRAARRSAQDSAAGRTLTAEQALASVDRRDTLDSTRKTSPMRPAEDAVVFDTTELTIDQVIVALSELASQRGLLGDEYAGASR